The proteins below come from a single Leptolyngbya iicbica LK genomic window:
- a CDS encoding redoxin domain-containing protein: MTGLTNAPTPKSALIDERFWRNFIPVPAGNRFQLGDRAPDFTLIEAGTRQPYRLSQHWGERPVVLEFTRIFTERHYCPLCFPHLVAMNEAYAKFAAAGAQVILITSTTLAQSQVVKTDLNLQPPLLCDPFCEVFRQYGAGQALGAPLSAQFVLDKYGRLRYWHHFSFLDYNAEPLQLLYTLSTLPSD; this comes from the coding sequence ATGACTGGTTTAACGAATGCCCCCACCCCCAAATCGGCCCTGATTGATGAACGATTCTGGCGCAATTTCATTCCCGTGCCCGCAGGCAATCGTTTTCAGTTAGGCGATCGCGCGCCTGACTTCACGCTGATCGAAGCGGGCACCCGCCAGCCCTACCGCCTCTCACAACATTGGGGCGAGCGTCCCGTGGTGCTGGAATTCACCCGCATCTTTACCGAACGGCACTACTGCCCCCTCTGCTTTCCCCATTTAGTAGCGATGAACGAGGCCTATGCCAAGTTTGCCGCAGCGGGAGCCCAGGTCATTTTGATTACGAGTACGACGCTAGCCCAAAGCCAGGTGGTCAAGACCGATCTCAACCTGCAGCCACCGCTCTTGTGCGATCCCTTTTGCGAAGTCTTTCGGCAATATGGGGCCGGGCAAGCGCTGGGAGCCCCGCTGTCAGCCCAGTTTGTGTTGGATAAGTATGGTCGCCTGCGCTATTGGCATCACTTTTCCTTTTTGGACTACAATGCCGAGCCTTTGCAGTTGCTCTATACCCTATCGACCCTGCCCTCAGACTGA
- a CDS encoding DUF565 domain-containing protein — MQRTRLSTLVSSASNQFGRWVFNPWRRLSLVIIGLLFGNFFGIAISSIAGQAAKLDVVVSAILLGLVELISWLVYRRPSRPPVQRTSLTLEVMNALKIGLTYSLFVEAFKLGS, encoded by the coding sequence ATGCAGCGCACCCGCCTCTCTACTCTGGTTTCATCTGCCTCTAACCAATTTGGCCGTTGGGTCTTTAACCCGTGGCGACGGCTGTCACTGGTAATTATTGGCCTGCTGTTTGGCAACTTTTTTGGCATTGCGATTTCTTCGATCGCGGGTCAAGCGGCCAAGCTCGATGTCGTTGTCTCCGCGATTTTGCTGGGCCTGGTGGAGTTGATTAGCTGGCTGGTTTATCGGCGTCCGTCACGCCCCCCAGTCCAGCGCACTAGCCTGACGCTAGAGGTGATGAATGCCCTCAAAATTGGCCTCACTTACAGCCTCTTTGTCGAAGCCTTTAAGCTGGGGAGCTAG
- a CDS encoding pentapeptide repeat-containing protein, protein MSASSRRPDHDSAAHSAAEDSAATPRSHRPPPKPVPPTLVVAPMLPTVGRRLLAWSLEIAVLAGSVVGPFYLGQVVNQRAQQQPTAASQTELAAPLQAVQQQGAKALGLSPRSLPTQVPPLTNLCWSAALGLPVLLAAGHIYMVGRSGSSWPKRWLGLQVLTLEGQSPGIGRAFIREAVGKWGSPLAIAYAVWHLSGAFPVVGVLVGLSGAALLAESLTGLGNRPRRAWHDWLAGTCVIDERTGAMIHLSTLWQAEAKVPLGLGRASDWLQTVGPTAVVINPDGARWRGKDLTLPKLGMGLGLLLTLGGLAGISGYFLLGRPAISTTPSADEMLYTDLVSTLTNPELDAEARRAAVLALGNLPDDRVTPLLVDLIAQTNDPLWLDALQQALVARGAAAFPALRRLNQGLAADLAMQSDPAMRRTTIIRLQTVNRIITKLLLLETAEHPEPLDFSRMNLGFVTEGQGDFQLVLKNQSLAHTQWQGAILSGAQFQGAKFYSPGPDSYPDTYDDRTTDLSGADLSHANLAGADLTLGCLVGSGLVRVNFNQANLTLANLSRANLEHASLIQAVLDQATLTEARLSKADLTEAQLLDADLAGARLAEVNAAGAQLTGANLQGVTAIAAQLNSADLSQTTLAAADFTGAALQDANLQATDLTGTSFRDADLRGAWLQGAIIDQTDFAGAILTTPNAAPTTGDGFVAAAPELTPGNQYAGVDFSRGLNLSPEQLAFICAQGGLHPACGSLSPP, encoded by the coding sequence ATGAGTGCTTCATCCCGACGACCTGATCATGATTCCGCTGCTCACTCTGCCGCTGAGGACAGTGCCGCCACGCCGCGATCGCACCGGCCGCCGCCAAAACCTGTCCCTCCGACCCTCGTAGTGGCTCCCATGCTGCCCACTGTGGGGCGACGCTTGCTGGCCTGGAGCTTAGAGATTGCGGTGTTGGCCGGCAGCGTGGTGGGGCCGTTTTATTTGGGCCAGGTGGTGAACCAACGCGCCCAACAACAACCGACCGCAGCCTCCCAAACCGAATTGGCCGCCCCGCTCCAAGCCGTGCAGCAGCAGGGCGCCAAAGCGTTGGGATTGTCGCCGCGATCGCTGCCCACTCAAGTGCCCCCGCTGACGAATTTGTGCTGGTCGGCGGCCCTCGGATTGCCCGTGCTGCTGGCGGCGGGACACATTTATATGGTCGGGCGATCGGGCAGCAGTTGGCCCAAGCGCTGGCTGGGCTTGCAAGTGCTGACCCTAGAGGGACAATCTCCCGGCATCGGTCGGGCGTTCATTCGGGAAGCGGTGGGTAAATGGGGCAGTCCCCTCGCGATCGCCTATGCGGTGTGGCACCTCAGCGGCGCGTTTCCCGTGGTGGGCGTATTGGTGGGGCTCAGCGGTGCGGCTCTCCTCGCCGAGAGTTTGACCGGTTTGGGCAATCGCCCCCGCCGCGCCTGGCATGACTGGTTAGCGGGCACCTGCGTCATTGACGAGCGGACGGGTGCGATGATTCATCTTTCGACCCTGTGGCAGGCCGAGGCCAAAGTGCCGCTGGGGCTGGGTCGTGCTTCCGACTGGTTGCAAACGGTTGGCCCCACCGCCGTTGTCATCAATCCTGATGGGGCACGGTGGCGCGGCAAAGATCTCACCCTGCCGAAGCTGGGCATGGGGCTGGGCCTGCTGTTGACGCTGGGGGGCCTGGCTGGCATCAGCGGCTATTTTTTACTGGGTCGCCCGGCCATTTCTACCACGCCGTCGGCAGATGAGATGTTGTATACCGATCTGGTGTCGACGCTGACCAATCCTGAACTCGATGCTGAAGCCCGGCGTGCCGCAGTGCTCGCCCTCGGCAACCTGCCCGACGATCGCGTCACGCCCTTACTGGTCGACCTGATTGCCCAGACCAACGATCCCCTGTGGCTCGATGCGTTGCAACAAGCCCTCGTAGCCCGAGGGGCGGCGGCATTTCCGGCTTTGCGGCGGCTCAACCAAGGGCTCGCTGCCGACCTGGCTATGCAAAGCGATCCGGCGATGCGACGCACCACTATTATTCGCCTGCAAACAGTCAACCGCATCATTACCAAATTGCTGCTGTTAGAAACTGCGGAACACCCAGAGCCGCTGGACTTTAGTCGGATGAATCTGGGATTTGTCACTGAGGGGCAAGGCGACTTTCAGCTCGTGCTCAAAAACCAATCGCTAGCTCATACCCAGTGGCAAGGGGCGATTTTGTCCGGGGCGCAATTTCAAGGGGCTAAGTTCTACAGTCCCGGGCCCGATAGTTATCCCGACACTTACGACGATCGCACGACCGACTTGAGCGGGGCTGACCTGAGCCACGCCAACCTGGCGGGCGCTGACCTCACTCTGGGGTGCTTGGTGGGCAGTGGCCTTGTGCGGGTGAATTTCAACCAGGCTAATCTCACCCTGGCTAATCTCAGTCGGGCCAATTTAGAACATGCCAGTCTCATTCAAGCCGTGCTCGACCAAGCCACCCTCACGGAAGCGCGACTGTCAAAGGCAGATTTGACGGAAGCTCAATTGTTGGATGCTGACTTGGCGGGGGCGCGACTCGCCGAAGTGAATGCGGCAGGAGCCCAACTCACCGGGGCCAATCTCCAGGGGGTAACGGCGATCGCGGCCCAACTCAATAGTGCCGACCTGAGCCAGACCACCCTGGCGGCTGCCGATTTCACTGGGGCCGCCCTGCAAGATGCCAATCTCCAGGCCACCGACCTCACGGGCACGAGTTTCCGCGATGCCGACCTGCGAGGGGCTTGGCTACAGGGGGCCATCATCGACCAAACCGATTTTGCGGGGGCTATTTTGACGACCCCCAATGCGGCCCCAACTACCGGGGATGGGTTTGTGGCAGCCGCGCCCGAGTTGACGCCCGGTAATCAGTACGCTGGGGTAGACTTTAGCCGGGGGTTAAATTTATCCCCAGAGCAGCTGGCCTTTATTTGTGCCCAAGGGGGTCTCCATCCGGCCTGTGGCTCATTGTCTCCTCCTTAA